A window of Campylobacter ureolyticus contains these coding sequences:
- the nikB gene encoding nickel ABC transporter permease subunit NikB, producing MFKFILKRVFLIVPLLFGVSIFVFFILRLNGTDAVLSYLTVSGIVPTDEAINEARVHLGLDKPILMQYILWLKDALMLDFGTSYLTNRDVMGDMIYYLPATLKLAGFALFITLVVSIPVGIICSIYKDSFFDYIIRFFCFLGVCTPNFWLGLLLVVFFSIKLGILPPFGIGGISHLIMPAFSIAFMSMAINIRFIRSNMLNIKNERFVYYAKLRGVKMRKIQTNHIFLNALIPVVTAIGMHIGELVGGALIVENIFAYPGVGRYAVSAISNNDYPVVQCFVLMMSFVFIVINLIIDIVYALIDPRIRLGLESSK from the coding sequence TTGTTTAAATTTATATTAAAAAGAGTTTTTCTCATAGTTCCACTTCTTTTTGGTGTTTCTATATTTGTTTTTTTTATTTTAAGACTTAATGGAACAGATGCCGTTTTAAGTTATTTAACAGTTTCAGGTATAGTTCCAACTGATGAAGCAATAAATGAGGCTAGAGTTCATCTTGGGCTTGATAAGCCGATTTTAATGCAATATATTTTATGGCTTAAAGATGCTTTGATGCTTGATTTTGGAACTTCGTATTTAACTAATAGAGATGTAATGGGCGATATGATTTATTATTTGCCTGCTACTTTAAAACTTGCTGGTTTTGCACTTTTTATAACTTTGGTTGTTTCTATTCCTGTTGGGATAATTTGTTCCATATATAAAGATAGTTTTTTTGATTATATCATAAGGTTTTTTTGCTTTTTAGGGGTTTGTACTCCAAATTTTTGGCTTGGTCTTTTACTTGTTGTATTTTTTTCCATAAAGCTTGGTATTTTACCCCCTTTTGGAATTGGCGGCATAAGTCATTTGATAATGCCTGCATTTTCAATAGCTTTTATGTCAATGGCTATAAATATAAGATTTATAAGATCAAATATGCTTAATATAAAAAATGAAAGATTTGTATATTACGCAAAACTTCGTGGCGTTAAAATGAGAAAAATCCAAACAAATCATATATTTTTAAATGCTTTGATTCCAGTTGTTACAGCTATAGGAATGCACATTGGAGAGCTAGTAGGTGGAGCTTTGATAGTTGAAAATATTTTTGCTTATCCAGGAGTTGGAAGATATGCGGTAAGTGCTATTTCAAATAATGATTATCCTGTAGTTCAATGTTTTGTCTTAATGATGAGTTTTGTTTTTATAGTGATAAATTTAATAATAGATATAGTTTATGCTTTAATTGATCCTAGAATTCGTTTGGGATTAGAGAGTTCAAAATGA
- the nikC gene encoding nickel ABC transporter permease subunit NikC, producing the protein MKKIEVIVIFLSLVIVCLAFFGEFFATHDPNLIDLSNKFAPISKEHFLGTDHLGRDEFSRLMYGASLSLKSVFITLLLILIIGVGVGSFSGFIGGRTDMIIMRFCDVFLSFPTVVLALFLVGILGIGLVNVIIAIALTHWAWYARIVRSIVISLKNKEYVLISKVSGASPFVNFKKNMLKPIFSQIIVLATLDIGHIMLHISGLSFLGLGVKAPTPEWGIMISDAKEFIFTNSQLILYPGLAIFFVVCVFNILGDILRDRFDLNTEFKSHECH; encoded by the coding sequence ATGAAAAAAATTGAAGTCATTGTCATATTTTTATCTTTGGTTATCGTTTGTTTAGCATTTTTTGGTGAGTTTTTTGCCACACATGATCCAAATTTAATTGATTTATCAAATAAATTTGCTCCAATTTCAAAAGAGCATTTTTTAGGAACAGACCATCTTGGAAGAGATGAGTTTTCTAGGCTAATGTATGGTGCAAGTTTGTCTTTAAAGTCAGTTTTTATAACGCTTTTATTGATTTTAATTATAGGTGTTGGCGTTGGGTCATTTTCAGGATTTATTGGCGGGCGAACCGATATGATAATCATGCGATTTTGCGATGTTTTTTTGAGTTTTCCCACTGTTGTTTTGGCTCTATTTTTAGTAGGAATTTTAGGAATTGGTTTAGTGAATGTAATAATTGCCATAGCTTTAACTCACTGGGCTTGGTATGCTAGGATAGTAAGATCAATCGTAATAAGTTTAAAAAATAAAGAGTATGTTTTAATAAGTAAAGTAAGTGGAGCAAGTCCATTTGTAAATTTTAAAAAAAATATGTTAAAGCCTATTTTTTCTCAAATCATAGTCTTAGCAACTCTTGATATCGGTCATATCATGCTTCACATTTCAGGACTTAGCTTTTTAGGGCTTGGTGTAAAAGCTCCAACACCTGAATGGGGGATAATGATAAGTGATGCAAAAGAATTTATTTTTACAAACTCACAACTTATTCTATATCCAGGACTTGCTATATTTTTTGTTGTTTGTGTTTTTAATATTTTAGGAGATATTTTAAGAGATAGATTTGATTTAAATACGGAGTTTAAAAGCCATGAGTGTCATTGA
- a CDS encoding ATP-binding cassette domain-containing protein — translation MSVIEIQNLNITYKEKTLLNNINLSIKSGKITALIGKSGSGKTLTATALNGFLASNLSLNFDLFLDYKKISSLSKGFFANIMQNPASAFDPLHTMGHTAKESLSALNLKFDKNEVLEAFKDVGLEKRVYDLYPFEMSGGMLQRAMIAIALLQKSPFLIADEPTTDLDLIVQGKILDILKEICTNKNVGILLITHDFGVVAKIADDVFVIDDGKIIEKGGIREIFNFPNHEITKALINAHLSLYGMNKDEK, via the coding sequence ATGAGTGTCATTGAAATACAAAATTTAAACATAACTTATAAAGAAAAAACTCTTTTAAACAATATTAATTTATCTATAAAAAGTGGAAAGATAACTGCATTGATTGGCAAGAGCGGAAGTGGTAAAACATTAACTGCAACTGCATTAAACGGCTTTTTGGCTTCAAATTTATCTCTAAATTTTGATCTATTTTTAGATTATAAAAAAATCTCATCTCTGTCAAAAGGTTTTTTTGCAAATATTATGCAAAATCCAGCTTCTGCATTTGATCCACTCCACACTATGGGCCATACAGCAAAAGAAAGTTTAAGCGCCTTAAATTTAAAATTTGATAAAAATGAAGTTTTAGAAGCTTTTAAAGATGTTGGGCTTGAAAAAAGAGTTTATGATCTTTATCCTTTTGAAATGAGTGGAGGAATGTTGCAAAGAGCAATGATAGCTATAGCATTGCTTCAAAAATCTCCTTTTTTAATAGCAGATGAACCAACAACTGATCTTGATTTGATAGTTCAAGGTAAAATTTTAGATATATTAAAAGAAATTTGTACTAATAAAAATGTTGGAATTTTACTTATAACACATGATTTTGGTGTAGTTGCCAAGATTGCGGATGATGTTTTTGTAATAGATGATGGCAAAATTATAGAAAAAGGTGGGATTAGGGAAATTTTTAATTTTCCAAATCATGAAATCACAAAAGCTCTTATAAATGCACATTTAAGCCTATATGGAATGAATAAAGATGAAAAATAA
- a CDS encoding ATP-binding cassette domain-containing protein: MKNKIEVLKVENLNFEYENYSLFKKKTSRSVLSCINLSLKNGEILGLLGQSGSGKSTLAKIIIGILKAKEGNIFLNENKISLNSLSKRREFYKKVQIVFQDSVSSTNKSLKIYSIIEEPLLYLSSLDKNEREKRIYEVIDFVGLNKNILDKKAAFISGGELQRVCIARSLAIKPEILIFDEATSSVDLIKQIQILNLIKNLKSKFSMIFITHDIRLVNLLCDRVVLLDDGKIIEEVLVGGGLKFKSQIGKNLLNEVLPAMPK; this comes from the coding sequence ATGAAAAATAAAATAGAAGTTTTAAAAGTAGAAAATTTAAATTTTGAATATGAAAATTACTCGCTCTTTAAGAAAAAGACGAGCAGAAGTGTTTTAAGCTGTATAAATTTATCTTTAAAAAATGGTGAAATTTTAGGACTTTTAGGGCAGAGCGGAAGTGGAAAAAGCACTTTAGCTAAGATAATTATAGGAATTTTAAAAGCAAAAGAGGGAAATATTTTTTTAAATGAAAATAAAATATCACTAAATTCTTTATCAAAAAGAAGAGAATTTTATAAAAAAGTTCAAATAGTTTTTCAAGATAGTGTAAGTTCTACAAATAAAAGTTTAAAAATTTATTCCATTATAGAAGAGCCACTTTTATATCTTAGTTCTTTAGATAAAAATGAAAGAGAAAAAAGAATTTATGAGGTTATTGATTTTGTTGGATTAAATAAAAATATTTTGGACAAAAAAGCTGCTTTTATAAGTGGTGGTGAACTTCAAAGAGTTTGTATCGCAAGAAGTTTGGCTATAAAACCTGAAATTTTAATATTTGATGAGGCAACTTCTTCTGTTGATTTAATAAAGCAAATTCAAATTTTGAATCTAATTAAAAATTTAAAATCCAAATTTAGTATGATTTTTATAACACATGATATAAGACTTGTTAATTTACTTTGTGATAGGGTTGTTCTTCTAGATGATGGAAAAATCATAGAAGAGGTTTTGGTTGGTGGTGGGCTTAAATTTAAAAGTCAGATTGGTAAAAATTTATTAAATGAGGTTTTACCAGCAATGCCAAAATAG
- the kdsB gene encoding 3-deoxy-manno-octulosonate cytidylyltransferase, with translation MIVIPARLKSTRFKDKILADIGGVPMFIKTAQNAKKVDDVLIAVDNEDILNISLKYGFKTVLTSTSHNSGTDRINEAVSKMALKDDEIIINLQGDEPFFETKNLAKFKEFANIAITKKGYFMASAYKKISQSDADNPNLVKVVCDNLNNAIYFSRAKIPYPRESFDDYKGHIGIYAYSVKSLNEFCDFDESILENTEKLEQLRALSNGKKIAMCELDTKSIGIDTKEDLELALKKFKNKL, from the coding sequence ATGATAGTAATCCCTGCAAGACTTAAATCAACTCGTTTTAAAGATAAGATTTTAGCTGATATTGGTGGTGTTCCAATGTTTATAAAAACTGCACAAAATGCTAAAAAAGTTGATGATGTTTTAATAGCAGTTGATAATGAAGATATCCTAAATATATCTTTAAAATATGGTTTTAAAACAGTCTTAACCTCCACATCACACAATAGCGGAACAGATAGAATTAATGAAGCTGTTTCAAAAATGGCCCTAAAAGATGATGAGATTATTATCAACCTACAAGGCGATGAACCATTTTTTGAAACTAAAAATTTAGCTAAATTTAAAGAATTTGCAAATATTGCCATAACAAAAAAAGGTTATTTCATGGCAAGCGCGTATAAAAAAATAAGTCAAAGTGATGCGGACAATCCAAATTTGGTAAAAGTTGTTTGCGATAATCTAAATAACGCAATCTATTTTTCAAGGGCAAAAATTCCATATCCAAGAGAAAGTTTTGATGATTATAAAGGACATATTGGAATTTATGCTTATAGTGTAAAAAGCCTAAATGAGTTTTGTGATTTTGATGAAAGCATTTTAGAAAACACAGAAAAACTTGAGCAACTTCGCGCCTTATCAAATGGTAAAAAAATCGCAATGTGTGAGCTTGATACCAAAAGCATTGGAATTGATACAAAAGAAGATTTGGAGCTGGCACTTAAAAAATTTAAAAATAAGCTATAA
- the thrC gene encoding threonine synthase, with protein sequence MNLTSTRDKTQSVALSYALLNPSANFGGLFVPKNFPKFDDEFFKKAIHLNYKELALEIINSFDFDIDEEIFKLALSSYDKFDDKNIPLKIEKISENLYINELYHGPTRAFKDMALQPFGVIIDELAKKDDKNYLIICATSGDTGPATLKAFENSKNVKVVCLYPYEGTSEVQRLQMVTSNDRNLKVIGIKGNFDDAQKALKTLLGDEDFKNTLKKENLFLSAANSVNFGRILFQIIYHFYAYVNFLKNGILKGNETFDIIVPSGNFGNALGAYYAKKMGAKIDVIKIASNENNVLTNLFNDGIYDIKNKSLIKTISPAMDILVSSNVERLLFDKFGDIKTKELMQNLKDNKSYKIPKINGFEAKFCTDKECINFIKEISKKGKLIDPHTATCFKFTPVKKPTVITSTAHWVKFTPSMIKAIKNGEIKDEKNDMLNLAKEFNDKVPNEILSLFSNEEKHKKIVEKEEIKNTIIEWIKK encoded by the coding sequence ATGAATTTAACATCCACAAGAGATAAAACCCAAAGTGTTGCTTTAAGTTATGCGCTTTTAAACCCAAGTGCAAATTTTGGTGGACTTTTTGTTCCCAAAAATTTTCCTAAATTTGATGATGAATTTTTTAAAAAAGCAATTCATTTAAACTACAAAGAGCTTGCACTTGAGATAATTAATAGTTTTGATTTTGATATAGATGAAGAAATTTTTAAACTTGCTTTAAGTTCGTATGATAAATTTGATGATAAAAACATTCCATTAAAAATAGAAAAAATTAGCGAAAATCTATATATCAACGAGTTATATCATGGACCTACAAGAGCATTTAAAGATATGGCTTTACAACCTTTTGGCGTAATTATAGATGAACTTGCAAAAAAAGATGATAAAAATTATTTAATAATTTGTGCAACAAGTGGTGACACTGGACCAGCCACATTAAAAGCTTTTGAAAACTCAAAAAATGTAAAGGTGGTTTGCCTTTATCCATATGAGGGAACAAGCGAAGTTCAAAGACTACAAATGGTAACTTCAAATGATAGAAATTTAAAAGTCATTGGAATAAAAGGAAATTTTGATGATGCACAAAAAGCTCTTAAAACTTTACTTGGCGATGAGGATTTTAAAAACACATTAAAAAAAGAAAATTTATTTTTAAGTGCTGCAAATTCTGTAAATTTTGGCCGTATTTTATTTCAAATTATTTATCATTTTTATGCTTATGTAAATTTCCTTAAAAACGGTATTTTAAAAGGTAACGAAACATTTGACATTATAGTTCCAAGTGGGAATTTTGGAAACGCCTTAGGAGCGTATTATGCTAAAAAAATGGGGGCAAAAATTGATGTTATAAAAATAGCTTCCAATGAAAACAATGTTTTGACAAATCTTTTTAATGATGGAATTTATGATATAAAAAATAAAAGCTTAATTAAAACAATAAGTCCTGCAATGGATATTTTAGTCTCATCAAATGTTGAAAGACTTTTATTTGATAAATTTGGAGATATTAAAACAAAAGAATTAATGCAAAATTTAAAAGATAATAAAAGCTATAAAATACCTAAAATAAATGGTTTTGAGGCGAAATTTTGTACTGATAAGGAGTGTATAAATTTCATAAAAGAAATTAGCAAAAAAGGAAAATTAATAGATCCACACACTGCAACTTGTTTTAAATTTACACCAGTTAAAAAACCAACCGTTATAACATCAACTGCTCATTGGGTGAAATTTACACCATCAATGATAAAAGCTATTAAAAACGGTGAAATAAAAGATGAAAAAAATGATATGCTAAATTTAGCAAAAGAGTTTAATGATAAAGTTCCAAATGAAATTTTATCTCTTTTTAGCAATGAAGAAAAGCATAAAAAAATAGTCGAAAAAGAAGAGATTAAAAATACAATAATAGAGTGGATAAAAAAATGA
- the cutA gene encoding divalent-cation tolerance protein CutA has protein sequence MIVLTTVSSKKEAIFISKKLLDKKAAACVNFYKIKSLYFWKEKLHKEKEFQLIIKTNNYKKVKKILLKHHSYDTPEIISLKFNKVYKKYKKWIKNSIKG, from the coding sequence ATGATAGTTTTAACAACAGTTTCATCTAAAAAAGAAGCCATTTTCATATCAAAAAAACTTCTTGATAAAAAAGCAGCGGCTTGCGTTAATTTTTATAAGATAAAAAGCCTTTATTTTTGGAAAGAAAAACTTCATAAAGAAAAAGAATTTCAACTTATCATAAAAACAAATAACTATAAAAAAGTAAAAAAAATTCTTTTAAAACACCATTCTTACGATACACCTGAGATAATATCTTTAAAATTTAATAAAGTATATAAAAAATATAAAAAATGGATTAAAAATAGCATAAAAGGATAA
- the argB gene encoding acetylglutamate kinase — MAKSRTAEIILSALPYIRKFKDKIFVVKYGGSAQIDEELKNDFAKDIVLMSMVGIRVIVVHGGGKRINHYLDRLGIKSEFKDGLRVTTKESIDVVEMVLSGLINKEITALLNENGAKAIGLSGKDSHLLSSKPLKNGAYGFVGEINSVNKNMLDYILDGGYIPVIAPISVGENSQSYNVNADLCASSIAKCIKADKVIFLTDTKGVLDKNGELISTLNSDEIQNLKNDGTISGGMIPKIDACLECVKNGVNGAHIIDGRISHSILLEIFTDTGIGTLVK; from the coding sequence ATGGCGAAGTCAAGAACAGCTGAGATAATCCTCTCAGCTTTACCATACATAAGAAAATTTAAAGATAAAATCTTTGTTGTAAAATACGGAGGCTCAGCTCAAATAGACGAGGAGCTTAAAAATGATTTTGCAAAAGATATAGTGCTAATGAGTATGGTTGGCATAAGGGTTATAGTGGTTCATGGCGGTGGAAAAAGAATAAATCATTATCTCGATAGACTTGGAATAAAAAGCGAGTTTAAAGACGGTCTTAGAGTTACAACAAAAGAATCTATCGATGTTGTTGAAATGGTACTAAGTGGTCTAATAAATAAAGAAATAACTGCACTTTTAAATGAAAATGGTGCAAAAGCAATTGGGCTTAGTGGAAAAGATTCGCACTTACTTAGCTCAAAACCACTTAAAAATGGAGCTTATGGCTTTGTTGGGGAAATAAATAGTGTAAATAAAAATATGCTTGATTATATTTTAGATGGTGGATATATACCTGTTATCGCGCCAATTTCAGTTGGTGAAAATTCACAAAGTTATAATGTAAATGCTGATCTTTGTGCAAGTAGCATCGCAAAATGTATAAAAGCTGATAAGGTTATTTTTCTAACAGATACAAAAGGCGTTTTAGATAAAAATGGTGAATTAATAAGCACTTTAAATAGCGATGAAATTCAAAATCTTAAAAATGATGGCACGATAAGTGGAGGCATGATACCAAAAATAGATGCTTGTTTGGAGTGTGTAAAAAATGGTGTAAATGGAGCTCACATCATAGATGGTAGAATTTCTCACTCAATTTTACTTGAAATTTTTACAGATACTGGCATAGGAACTTTGGTAAAATGA
- a CDS encoding monooxygenase: MVILQVLFDYKGGFGDEMYKECKDLANSINQEKGFLWKIWTENKDDKKAGGIYAFDNEENAKNYITMHKKRLSDFGVASNFTYEILNTNDELSKITNFKTK, from the coding sequence ATGGTAATTTTGCAAGTATTATTTGACTATAAAGGCGGTTTTGGCGATGAGATGTATAAAGAGTGTAAGGATTTAGCAAATTCTATAAATCAAGAAAAAGGCTTTTTATGGAAAATTTGGACAGAAAACAAAGACGATAAAAAAGCTGGCGGAATATATGCATTTGATAATGAAGAAAATGCTAAAAACTATATCACAATGCATAAAAAAAGACTTTCTGATTTTGGTGTAGCATCAAATTTCACTTACGAAATTTTAAATACAAACGATGAACTAAGTAAAATTACAAATTTTAAAACAAAATAA
- a CDS encoding tetraacyldisaccharide 4'-kinase: MYKKNFHNWVNKYFYSPNFWQKFIAKILLPLSYIYAFIVIIKKILSKEKDLDIKIISVGNLIVGGSGKTPLTLALYRYFSKNYKIFIILRGYKRSSKGLVEVCIDNKILVDVKQSGDEAMEYALNNANVIVSENRINAIQKAKSLGANLIILDDGFSKFNIKKFNILLKPPIRPYFNFTLPSGAYRYPLFFYKFGDFIVENSENKKCSLIENETKNMVLVTAIANPNRLEEHFNKCVGKEFFPDHHAFTKDELSQIIEKYNATSLLITMKDYVKIKDFGLPISIIKLEISLSQTLIKAISNYIK; the protein is encoded by the coding sequence ATGTATAAAAAAAATTTTCACAACTGGGTAAACAAATACTTTTACTCACCAAATTTTTGGCAAAAATTCATTGCAAAAATACTGCTTCCGCTAAGCTATATTTACGCTTTTATAGTAATTATTAAAAAAATTTTAAGCAAAGAAAAAGATCTTGATATAAAAATAATAAGTGTTGGAAATTTAATAGTTGGAGGGAGTGGAAAAACCCCATTAACGCTTGCACTTTATAGATATTTTAGTAAAAACTATAAAATATTTATAATTTTAAGAGGATATAAAAGATCTTCTAAAGGCTTAGTTGAAGTTTGCATCGATAATAAAATTTTAGTTGATGTAAAACAAAGTGGCGATGAAGCTATGGAATATGCACTAAATAACGCAAATGTAATAGTTAGCGAAAATAGGATAAATGCAATACAAAAAGCTAAAAGTTTAGGAGCAAATTTAATTATTTTAGATGATGGGTTTTCTAAATTTAATATTAAGAAATTTAATATTTTACTAAAACCACCGATTAGACCATATTTTAACTTTACTTTACCAAGTGGAGCTTATAGATATCCACTGTTTTTTTATAAATTTGGAGACTTTATAGTAGAAAATAGTGAAAACAAAAAGTGCTCTCTTATAGAAAATGAAACTAAGAATATGGTTTTAGTAACTGCAATTGCAAATCCAAACCGCTTAGAAGAGCATTTTAATAAATGTGTCGGGAAAGAATTTTTCCCAGATCATCATGCTTTTACAAAAGATGAACTTTCTCAAATTATAGAAAAATACAATGCAACTTCACTTCTAATTACAATGAAAGATTATGTTAAAATCAAGGATTTTGGTTTGCCAATTTCAATTATAAAACTTGAAATTTCACTTAGTCAAACTCTTATAAAAGCTATTTCAAATTACATAAAGTAA